Proteins found in one Planococcus citri chromosome 2, ihPlaCitr1.1, whole genome shotgun sequence genomic segment:
- the LOC135837905 gene encoding juvenile hormone acid O-methyltransferase-like isoform X2 yields the protein MFKAEKYYSYHSLQVRDVITVLQQFKSQIKWTSGQKIIDIGCGPGDVTYELLLPLIPDDAELLAVDMDEKMIDLAKINYSSDARLKFDVADLVKSKDIDKYESCFDTVFSFYCLNWIPEKRLALQNMYSMLKPGGEIVFSLVVDCPNWPLHEILASSPKWSPFMKNYRDSISPYHYSDDPLSEIRNLLQDVGFHIRHSSFTWISYTFPSKPIFHKWLHGINPYLKNIPQCLLKEYEQEVKKTLWDEKLCILNEKGEVVYKYSVIRVFANK from the exons ATgtttaaagctgaaaaatattattcgtaTCACTCGTTGCAAGTTCGAGACGTTATTACGGTTTTACAACAGTTCAAATCGCAAATCAAATGGACCAGTGGACAGAAAATTATAGATATCGGCTGCGGTCCCGGTGACGTAACGTACGAGTTGTTGCTGCCTTTAATTCCAGATGACGCAGAACTG CTGGCTGTTGATATGGACGAAAAGATGATAGACCTGGCGAAAATTAACTACTCGTCCGATGCTcgtttgaaatttgatgttgCGGATTTAGTGAAATCGAAAGATATCGATAAGTACGAGTCGTGTTTCGATACGGTGTTTTCTTTTTATTGTCTGAATTGGATACCTGAAAAAcg ACTTGCTCTGCAAAATATGTATTCAATGTTGAAACCAGGAGGCGAAATTGTATTTTCTCTCGTTGTCGATTGTCCAAATTGGCCACTGCATGAAATTTTAGCATCTTCTCCGAAATGGTCTCCGTTTATGAAA AACTACAGAGATTCTATATCACCTTATCACTACAGCGATGATCCTTTATCTGAAATCAGGAATTTGCTTCAAGATGTGGGCTTTCATATTAGACATTCCTCTTTCACGTGGATATCTTACACGTTTCCATCGAAACCAATTTTCCACA AATGGTTGCATGGAATAAATccgtatttaaaaaatattccgcAATGTCTGTTGAAAGAATACGAGCAAGAAGTGAAGAAAACGTTATGGGACGagaaattatgtattttaaatgagAAGGGAGAAGTTGTTTACAAGTATTCTGTAATCAGGGTTTTCGCCAACAAGTAG
- the LOC135837905 gene encoding juvenile hormone acid O-methyltransferase-like isoform X1, with protein MSNDEDLYVHNNKWKDFKMFKAEKYYSYHSLQVRDVITVLQQFKSQIKWTSGQKIIDIGCGPGDVTYELLLPLIPDDAELLAVDMDEKMIDLAKINYSSDARLKFDVADLVKSKDIDKYESCFDTVFSFYCLNWIPEKRLALQNMYSMLKPGGEIVFSLVVDCPNWPLHEILASSPKWSPFMKNYRDSISPYHYSDDPLSEIRNLLQDVGFHIRHSSFTWISYTFPSKPIFHKWLHGINPYLKNIPQCLLKEYEQEVKKTLWDEKLCILNEKGEVVYKYSVIRVFANK; from the exons ATGTCGAATGATGAGGATCTATATGTACATAATAATAAATGGAAagatttcaa GATgtttaaagctgaaaaatattattcgtaTCACTCGTTGCAAGTTCGAGACGTTATTACGGTTTTACAACAGTTCAAATCGCAAATCAAATGGACCAGTGGACAGAAAATTATAGATATCGGCTGCGGTCCCGGTGACGTAACGTACGAGTTGTTGCTGCCTTTAATTCCAGATGACGCAGAACTG CTGGCTGTTGATATGGACGAAAAGATGATAGACCTGGCGAAAATTAACTACTCGTCCGATGCTcgtttgaaatttgatgttgCGGATTTAGTGAAATCGAAAGATATCGATAAGTACGAGTCGTGTTTCGATACGGTGTTTTCTTTTTATTGTCTGAATTGGATACCTGAAAAAcg ACTTGCTCTGCAAAATATGTATTCAATGTTGAAACCAGGAGGCGAAATTGTATTTTCTCTCGTTGTCGATTGTCCAAATTGGCCACTGCATGAAATTTTAGCATCTTCTCCGAAATGGTCTCCGTTTATGAAA AACTACAGAGATTCTATATCACCTTATCACTACAGCGATGATCCTTTATCTGAAATCAGGAATTTGCTTCAAGATGTGGGCTTTCATATTAGACATTCCTCTTTCACGTGGATATCTTACACGTTTCCATCGAAACCAATTTTCCACA AATGGTTGCATGGAATAAATccgtatttaaaaaatattccgcAATGTCTGTTGAAAGAATACGAGCAAGAAGTGAAGAAAACGTTATGGGACGagaaattatgtattttaaatgagAAGGGAGAAGTTGTTTACAAGTATTCTGTAATCAGGGTTTTCGCCAACAAGTAG